Proteins from a single region of Ananas comosus cultivar F153 linkage group 3, ASM154086v1, whole genome shotgun sequence:
- the LOC109707569 gene encoding actin-related protein 9 isoform X1, translating into MDYLRTVVPSQLTAERGSNLVVINPGSANVRIGFAHQQVPFNVPHCVAWHLKGQDEGPRRTVQDQMLNTQATATQTREREKAYDIIASLLKIPFLDEEAASNSFPRKLGRVEGYAPHQSRSDTTFAWTNVMEKNPKLSVAIERSEHNAGEKDSLDSAGTRGKGPHTDECKFKEFIMGEEALKIPPTAPYCVRRPLRRGHFNISHHYSSQQVCEDLSAIWNWILVEKLKIQLADRNLYSAILVLPETFDSREIKEMLSIVLRDLRFSTAVVHQEGLAAAFGNGLSTACVVNIGAQVTSVICIEDGVALPSTNVNLPYGGEDISRCLLWIQQHHQTWPPVHTNPMNKPVDMLMLNKLKESYCQIREGEFDAVAVVNSFDQEHVASHKTRLSALNVPPMGLFYPTLFVPEEYPPPPRSWFQDNEDMLEETWHMEFPRRPDMPDSFYPSGNGGLNMWDYHIFPRRLKKDEKLGLAEAITNSILSTGRIDLQRKLFCSIQLIGGVASTSGLVAAVEDRVLHAIPSTEAIDTVEVLQSRSDPSFVPWKGGAGGLDKKRGPHWKWQKVQGFLFSPGSSNVLLQHPIGNLQMDSESSIEISNWYSCKTVDRMKHGEAFPIC; encoded by the exons ATG GATTACCTCAGAACCGTCGTTCCCTCGCAGCTCACCGCCGAGCGCGGGTCCAATCTCGTCGTCATCAATCCAG GTTCGGCGAATGTAAGGATAGGATTTGCTCATCAACAGGTGCCGTTCAATGTACCGCATTGCGTTGCTTGGCATCTGAAGGGTCAGGATGAGGGGCCAAGAAGAACTGTACAGGACCAG ATGCTTAATACTCAAGCTACTGCAACTCAAACGAGGGAGCGCGAGAAGGCATATGACATT ATTGCGTCTCTATTGAAGATCCCTTTTCTTGATGAAGAAGCAGCAAGCAACTCATTCCCCCGTAAG CTTGGACGTGTTGAGGGTTATGCTCCACATCAGAGTAGAAGTGATACTACTTTCGCTTGGACGAATGTGATGGAGAAGAATCCTAAGTTATCAGTAGCAATAG AAAGGTCAGAACACAATGCTGGTGAAAAGGATTCCCTGGATAGTGCAGGAACTCGTGGTAAAGGTCCTCATACTGACGAATGCAAGTTTAAGGAATTTATAATGGGAGAAGAAGCTCTGAAAATCCCCCCTACTGCACCATACTGCGTGAGGCGTCCCCTGAGGCGAGGCCACTTTAATATTTCTCACCATTACTCTTCACAACAG GTTTGTGAAGATCTCTCTGCTATTTGGAACTGGATATTGGtcgaaaaattgaaaattcaaCTGGCTGACAGAAATTTGTATTCTGCTATTCTTGTTTTGCCAGAGACATTTGATAGCCGTG AAATCAAGGAAATGCTCTCTATCGTGTTGCGTGATTTAAGGTTCAGCACAGCAGTAGTACATCAG GAAGGTCTTGCTGCTGCATTTGGTAATGGATTATCCACGGCATGTGTTGTGAACATTGGCGCTCAGGTTACATCTGTAATATGCATTGAG GACGGGGTGGCTTTGCCTTCTACAAATGTCAATCTGCCATATGGTGGAGAG GACATCTCAAGATGCCTGCTATGGATTCAACAGCATCATCAAACTTGGCCGCCTGTTCATACCAATCCAATGAATAAGCCTGTTGATATGTTAATGCtcaataagttaaaagaatcATATTGTCAGATCAGA GAAGGAGAATTTGATGCTGTTGCTGTAGTTAATTCGTTTGATCAAGAACATGTTGCCTCACATAAGACAAGGCTATCAGCCCTCAAT GTTCCTCCTATGGGTCTTTTCTACCCAACACTCTTTGTCCCGGAAGAATACCCACCTCCTCCCCGCTCTTG GTTTCAGGACAATGAGGATATGCTTGAAGAGACTTGGCATATGGAGTTCCCTAGGAGGCCTGACATGCCAGATAGCTTTTATCCCAGTGGTAATGGTGGACTTAACATGTGGGACTATCACATTTTTCCTCGGAGATTGAAGAAGGATGAGAAACTTGGCCTTGCAGAAGCAATTACAAATAGTATTCTTTCAACAG GGCGTATTGACCTTCAAAGGAAACTGTTCTGTAGCATACAGCTG ATTGGTGGCGTAGCTTCGACATCTGGTCTTGTTGCAGCGGTGGAAGATAg GGTTTTGCATGCCATTCCTTCTACTGAAGCAATAGATACAGTTGAG GTACTTCAATCAAGAAGTGATCCATCATTTGTGCCTTGGAAAGGGGGAGCA GGAGGACTGGATAAGAAACGGGGTCCACATTGGAAGTGGCAGAAAGTACAAGGATTCTTATTTTCTCCAGGCTCAAGCAATGTGCTATTACAACACCCAATAGGTAATTTGCAAATG GACAGCGAGAGTTCAATAGAGATAAGTAACTGGTACAGTTGCAAAACCGTCGACCGTATGAAGCACGGTGAAGCTTTCCCAATTTGTTAA
- the LOC109707569 gene encoding actin-related protein 9 isoform X2 — MDYLRTVVPSQLTAERGSNLVVINPGSANVRIGFAHQQVPFNVPHCVAWHLKGQDEGPRRTVQDQMLNTQATATQTREREKAYDIIASLLKIPFLDEEAASNSFPRKLGRVEGYAPHQSRSDTTFAWTNVMEKNPKLSVAIERSEHNAGEKDSLDSAGTRGKGPHTDECKFKEFIMGEEALKIPPTAPYCVRRPLRRGHFNISHHYSSQQVCEDLSAIWNWILVEKLKIQLADRNLYSAILVLPETFDSREIKEMLSIVLRDLRFSTAVVHQEGLAAAFGNGLSTACVVNIGAQVTSVICIEDGVALPSTNVNLPYGGEDISRCLLWIQQHHQTWPPVHTNPMNKPVDMLMLNKLKESYCQIREGEFDAVAVVNSFDQEHVASHKTRLSALNVPPMGLFYPTLFVPEEYPPPPRSWFQDNEDMLEETWHMEFPRRPDMPDSFYPSGNGGLNMWDYHIFPRRLKKDEKLGLAEAITNSILSTGRIDLQRKLFCSIQLIGGVASTSGLVAAVEDRVLHAIPSTEAIDTVEVLQSRSDPSFVPWKGGAGGLDKKRGPHWKWQKVQGFLFSPGSSNVLLQHPIGNLQMMMHDTGQREFNRDK, encoded by the exons ATG GATTACCTCAGAACCGTCGTTCCCTCGCAGCTCACCGCCGAGCGCGGGTCCAATCTCGTCGTCATCAATCCAG GTTCGGCGAATGTAAGGATAGGATTTGCTCATCAACAGGTGCCGTTCAATGTACCGCATTGCGTTGCTTGGCATCTGAAGGGTCAGGATGAGGGGCCAAGAAGAACTGTACAGGACCAG ATGCTTAATACTCAAGCTACTGCAACTCAAACGAGGGAGCGCGAGAAGGCATATGACATT ATTGCGTCTCTATTGAAGATCCCTTTTCTTGATGAAGAAGCAGCAAGCAACTCATTCCCCCGTAAG CTTGGACGTGTTGAGGGTTATGCTCCACATCAGAGTAGAAGTGATACTACTTTCGCTTGGACGAATGTGATGGAGAAGAATCCTAAGTTATCAGTAGCAATAG AAAGGTCAGAACACAATGCTGGTGAAAAGGATTCCCTGGATAGTGCAGGAACTCGTGGTAAAGGTCCTCATACTGACGAATGCAAGTTTAAGGAATTTATAATGGGAGAAGAAGCTCTGAAAATCCCCCCTACTGCACCATACTGCGTGAGGCGTCCCCTGAGGCGAGGCCACTTTAATATTTCTCACCATTACTCTTCACAACAG GTTTGTGAAGATCTCTCTGCTATTTGGAACTGGATATTGGtcgaaaaattgaaaattcaaCTGGCTGACAGAAATTTGTATTCTGCTATTCTTGTTTTGCCAGAGACATTTGATAGCCGTG AAATCAAGGAAATGCTCTCTATCGTGTTGCGTGATTTAAGGTTCAGCACAGCAGTAGTACATCAG GAAGGTCTTGCTGCTGCATTTGGTAATGGATTATCCACGGCATGTGTTGTGAACATTGGCGCTCAGGTTACATCTGTAATATGCATTGAG GACGGGGTGGCTTTGCCTTCTACAAATGTCAATCTGCCATATGGTGGAGAG GACATCTCAAGATGCCTGCTATGGATTCAACAGCATCATCAAACTTGGCCGCCTGTTCATACCAATCCAATGAATAAGCCTGTTGATATGTTAATGCtcaataagttaaaagaatcATATTGTCAGATCAGA GAAGGAGAATTTGATGCTGTTGCTGTAGTTAATTCGTTTGATCAAGAACATGTTGCCTCACATAAGACAAGGCTATCAGCCCTCAAT GTTCCTCCTATGGGTCTTTTCTACCCAACACTCTTTGTCCCGGAAGAATACCCACCTCCTCCCCGCTCTTG GTTTCAGGACAATGAGGATATGCTTGAAGAGACTTGGCATATGGAGTTCCCTAGGAGGCCTGACATGCCAGATAGCTTTTATCCCAGTGGTAATGGTGGACTTAACATGTGGGACTATCACATTTTTCCTCGGAGATTGAAGAAGGATGAGAAACTTGGCCTTGCAGAAGCAATTACAAATAGTATTCTTTCAACAG GGCGTATTGACCTTCAAAGGAAACTGTTCTGTAGCATACAGCTG ATTGGTGGCGTAGCTTCGACATCTGGTCTTGTTGCAGCGGTGGAAGATAg GGTTTTGCATGCCATTCCTTCTACTGAAGCAATAGATACAGTTGAG GTACTTCAATCAAGAAGTGATCCATCATTTGTGCCTTGGAAAGGGGGAGCA GGAGGACTGGATAAGAAACGGGGTCCACATTGGAAGTGGCAGAAAGTACAAGGATTCTTATTTTCTCCAGGCTCAAGCAATGTGCTATTACAACACCCAATAGGTAATTTGCAAATG ATGATGCATGATACAGGACAGCGAGAGTTCAATAGAGATAAGTAA
- the LOC109707569 gene encoding actin-related protein 9 isoform X3 yields MDYLRTVVPSQLTAERGSNLVVINPGSANVRIGFAHQQVPFNVPHCVAWHLKGQDEGPRRTVQDQMLNTQATATQTREREKAYDIIASLLKIPFLDEEAASNSFPRKLGRVEGYAPHQSRSDTTFAWTNVMEKNPKLSVAIERSEHNAGEKDSLDSAGTRGKGPHTDECKFKEFIMGEEALKIPPTAPYCVRRPLRRGHFNISHHYSSQQVCEDLSAIWNWILVEKLKIQLADRNLYSAILVLPETFDSREIKEMLSIVLRDLRFSTAVVHQEGLAAAFGNGLSTACVVNIGAQVTSVICIEDGVALPSTNVNLPYGGEDISRCLLWIQQHHQTWPPVHTNPMNKPVDMLMLNKLKESYCQIREGEFDAVAVVNSFDQEHVASHKTRLSALNVPPMGLFYPTLFVPEEYPPPPRSWFQDNEDMLEETWHMEFPRRPDMPDSFYPSGNGGLNMWDYHIFPRRLKKDEKLGLAEAITNSILSTGRIDLQRKLFCSIQLIGGVASTSGLVAAVEDRVLHAIPSTEAIDTVEVLQSRSDPSFVPWKGGAILGILDFGRDAWIHREDWIRNGVHIGSGRKYKDSYFLQAQAMCYYNTQ; encoded by the exons ATG GATTACCTCAGAACCGTCGTTCCCTCGCAGCTCACCGCCGAGCGCGGGTCCAATCTCGTCGTCATCAATCCAG GTTCGGCGAATGTAAGGATAGGATTTGCTCATCAACAGGTGCCGTTCAATGTACCGCATTGCGTTGCTTGGCATCTGAAGGGTCAGGATGAGGGGCCAAGAAGAACTGTACAGGACCAG ATGCTTAATACTCAAGCTACTGCAACTCAAACGAGGGAGCGCGAGAAGGCATATGACATT ATTGCGTCTCTATTGAAGATCCCTTTTCTTGATGAAGAAGCAGCAAGCAACTCATTCCCCCGTAAG CTTGGACGTGTTGAGGGTTATGCTCCACATCAGAGTAGAAGTGATACTACTTTCGCTTGGACGAATGTGATGGAGAAGAATCCTAAGTTATCAGTAGCAATAG AAAGGTCAGAACACAATGCTGGTGAAAAGGATTCCCTGGATAGTGCAGGAACTCGTGGTAAAGGTCCTCATACTGACGAATGCAAGTTTAAGGAATTTATAATGGGAGAAGAAGCTCTGAAAATCCCCCCTACTGCACCATACTGCGTGAGGCGTCCCCTGAGGCGAGGCCACTTTAATATTTCTCACCATTACTCTTCACAACAG GTTTGTGAAGATCTCTCTGCTATTTGGAACTGGATATTGGtcgaaaaattgaaaattcaaCTGGCTGACAGAAATTTGTATTCTGCTATTCTTGTTTTGCCAGAGACATTTGATAGCCGTG AAATCAAGGAAATGCTCTCTATCGTGTTGCGTGATTTAAGGTTCAGCACAGCAGTAGTACATCAG GAAGGTCTTGCTGCTGCATTTGGTAATGGATTATCCACGGCATGTGTTGTGAACATTGGCGCTCAGGTTACATCTGTAATATGCATTGAG GACGGGGTGGCTTTGCCTTCTACAAATGTCAATCTGCCATATGGTGGAGAG GACATCTCAAGATGCCTGCTATGGATTCAACAGCATCATCAAACTTGGCCGCCTGTTCATACCAATCCAATGAATAAGCCTGTTGATATGTTAATGCtcaataagttaaaagaatcATATTGTCAGATCAGA GAAGGAGAATTTGATGCTGTTGCTGTAGTTAATTCGTTTGATCAAGAACATGTTGCCTCACATAAGACAAGGCTATCAGCCCTCAAT GTTCCTCCTATGGGTCTTTTCTACCCAACACTCTTTGTCCCGGAAGAATACCCACCTCCTCCCCGCTCTTG GTTTCAGGACAATGAGGATATGCTTGAAGAGACTTGGCATATGGAGTTCCCTAGGAGGCCTGACATGCCAGATAGCTTTTATCCCAGTGGTAATGGTGGACTTAACATGTGGGACTATCACATTTTTCCTCGGAGATTGAAGAAGGATGAGAAACTTGGCCTTGCAGAAGCAATTACAAATAGTATTCTTTCAACAG GGCGTATTGACCTTCAAAGGAAACTGTTCTGTAGCATACAGCTG ATTGGTGGCGTAGCTTCGACATCTGGTCTTGTTGCAGCGGTGGAAGATAg GGTTTTGCATGCCATTCCTTCTACTGAAGCAATAGATACAGTTGAG GTACTTCAATCAAGAAGTGATCCATCATTTGTGCCTTGGAAAGGGGGAGCA ATTCTTGGCATACTTGATTTCGGCCGAGATGCTTGGATCCATAGGGAGGACTGGATAAGAAACGGGGTCCACATTGGAAGTGGCAGAAAGTACAAGGATTCTTATTTTCTCCAGGCTCAAGCAATGTGCTATTACAACACCCAATAG
- the LOC109707569 gene encoding actin-related protein 9 isoform X5 — MDYLRTVVPSQLTAERGSNLVVINPGSANVRIGFAHQQVPFNVPHCVAWHLKGQDEGPRRTVQDQMLNTQATATQTREREKAYDIIASLLKIPFLDEEAASNSFPRKLGRVEGYAPHQSRSDTTFAWTNVMEKNPKLSVAIERSEHNAGEKDSLDSAGTRGKGPHTDECKFKEFIMGEEALKIPPTAPYCVRRPLRRGHFNISHHYSSQQVCEDLSAIWNWILVEKLKIQLADRNLYSAILVLPETFDSREIKEMLSIVLRDLRFSTAVVHQEGLAAAFGNGLSTACVVNIGAQVTSVICIEDGVALPSTNVNLPYGGEDISRCLLWIQQHHQTWPPVHTNPMNKPVDMLMLNKLKESYCQIREGEFDAVAVVNSFDQEHVASHKTRLSALNVPPMGLFYPTLFVPEEYPPPPRSWFQDNEDMLEETWHMEFPRRPDMPDSFYPSGNGGLNMWDYHIFPRRLKKDEKLGLAEAITNSILSTGRIDLQRKLFCSIQLIGGVASTSGLVAAVEDRVLHAIPSTEAIDTVEVLQSRSDPSFVPWKGGAGGLDKKRGPHWKWQKVQGFLFSPGSSNVLLQHPIDDA, encoded by the exons ATG GATTACCTCAGAACCGTCGTTCCCTCGCAGCTCACCGCCGAGCGCGGGTCCAATCTCGTCGTCATCAATCCAG GTTCGGCGAATGTAAGGATAGGATTTGCTCATCAACAGGTGCCGTTCAATGTACCGCATTGCGTTGCTTGGCATCTGAAGGGTCAGGATGAGGGGCCAAGAAGAACTGTACAGGACCAG ATGCTTAATACTCAAGCTACTGCAACTCAAACGAGGGAGCGCGAGAAGGCATATGACATT ATTGCGTCTCTATTGAAGATCCCTTTTCTTGATGAAGAAGCAGCAAGCAACTCATTCCCCCGTAAG CTTGGACGTGTTGAGGGTTATGCTCCACATCAGAGTAGAAGTGATACTACTTTCGCTTGGACGAATGTGATGGAGAAGAATCCTAAGTTATCAGTAGCAATAG AAAGGTCAGAACACAATGCTGGTGAAAAGGATTCCCTGGATAGTGCAGGAACTCGTGGTAAAGGTCCTCATACTGACGAATGCAAGTTTAAGGAATTTATAATGGGAGAAGAAGCTCTGAAAATCCCCCCTACTGCACCATACTGCGTGAGGCGTCCCCTGAGGCGAGGCCACTTTAATATTTCTCACCATTACTCTTCACAACAG GTTTGTGAAGATCTCTCTGCTATTTGGAACTGGATATTGGtcgaaaaattgaaaattcaaCTGGCTGACAGAAATTTGTATTCTGCTATTCTTGTTTTGCCAGAGACATTTGATAGCCGTG AAATCAAGGAAATGCTCTCTATCGTGTTGCGTGATTTAAGGTTCAGCACAGCAGTAGTACATCAG GAAGGTCTTGCTGCTGCATTTGGTAATGGATTATCCACGGCATGTGTTGTGAACATTGGCGCTCAGGTTACATCTGTAATATGCATTGAG GACGGGGTGGCTTTGCCTTCTACAAATGTCAATCTGCCATATGGTGGAGAG GACATCTCAAGATGCCTGCTATGGATTCAACAGCATCATCAAACTTGGCCGCCTGTTCATACCAATCCAATGAATAAGCCTGTTGATATGTTAATGCtcaataagttaaaagaatcATATTGTCAGATCAGA GAAGGAGAATTTGATGCTGTTGCTGTAGTTAATTCGTTTGATCAAGAACATGTTGCCTCACATAAGACAAGGCTATCAGCCCTCAAT GTTCCTCCTATGGGTCTTTTCTACCCAACACTCTTTGTCCCGGAAGAATACCCACCTCCTCCCCGCTCTTG GTTTCAGGACAATGAGGATATGCTTGAAGAGACTTGGCATATGGAGTTCCCTAGGAGGCCTGACATGCCAGATAGCTTTTATCCCAGTGGTAATGGTGGACTTAACATGTGGGACTATCACATTTTTCCTCGGAGATTGAAGAAGGATGAGAAACTTGGCCTTGCAGAAGCAATTACAAATAGTATTCTTTCAACAG GGCGTATTGACCTTCAAAGGAAACTGTTCTGTAGCATACAGCTG ATTGGTGGCGTAGCTTCGACATCTGGTCTTGTTGCAGCGGTGGAAGATAg GGTTTTGCATGCCATTCCTTCTACTGAAGCAATAGATACAGTTGAG GTACTTCAATCAAGAAGTGATCCATCATTTGTGCCTTGGAAAGGGGGAGCA GGAGGACTGGATAAGAAACGGGGTCCACATTGGAAGTGGCAGAAAGTACAAGGATTCTTATTTTCTCCAGGCTCAAGCAATGTGCTATTACAACACCCAATAG ATGATGCATGA
- the LOC109707569 gene encoding actin-related protein 9 isoform X6, with product MDYLRTVVPSQLTAERGSNLVVINPGSANVRIGFAHQQVPFNVPHCVAWHLKGQDEGPRRTVQDQMLNTQATATQTREREKAYDIIASLLKIPFLDEEAASNSFPRKLGRVEGYAPHQSRSDTTFAWTNVMEKNPKLSVAIERSEHNAGEKDSLDSAGTRGKGPHTDECKFKEFIMGEEALKIPPTAPYCVRRPLRRGHFNISHHYSSQQVCEDLSAIWNWILVEKLKIQLADRNLYSAILVLPETFDSREIKEMLSIVLRDLRFSTAVVHQEGLAAAFGNGLSTACVVNIGAQVTSVICIEDGVALPSTNVNLPYGGEDISRCLLWIQQHHQTWPPVHTNPMNKPVDMLMLNKLKESYCQIREGEFDAVAVVNSFDQEHVASHKTRLSALNVPPMGLFYPTLFVPEEYPPPPRSWFQDNEDMLEETWHMEFPRRPDMPDSFYPSGNGGLNMWDYHIFPRRLKKDEKLGLAEAITNSILSTGRIDLQRKLFCSIQLIGGVASTSGLVAAVEDRVLHAIPSTEAIDTVEVLQSRSDPSFVPWKGGAGGLDKKRGPHWKWQKVQGFLFSPGSSNVLLQHPIVY from the exons ATG GATTACCTCAGAACCGTCGTTCCCTCGCAGCTCACCGCCGAGCGCGGGTCCAATCTCGTCGTCATCAATCCAG GTTCGGCGAATGTAAGGATAGGATTTGCTCATCAACAGGTGCCGTTCAATGTACCGCATTGCGTTGCTTGGCATCTGAAGGGTCAGGATGAGGGGCCAAGAAGAACTGTACAGGACCAG ATGCTTAATACTCAAGCTACTGCAACTCAAACGAGGGAGCGCGAGAAGGCATATGACATT ATTGCGTCTCTATTGAAGATCCCTTTTCTTGATGAAGAAGCAGCAAGCAACTCATTCCCCCGTAAG CTTGGACGTGTTGAGGGTTATGCTCCACATCAGAGTAGAAGTGATACTACTTTCGCTTGGACGAATGTGATGGAGAAGAATCCTAAGTTATCAGTAGCAATAG AAAGGTCAGAACACAATGCTGGTGAAAAGGATTCCCTGGATAGTGCAGGAACTCGTGGTAAAGGTCCTCATACTGACGAATGCAAGTTTAAGGAATTTATAATGGGAGAAGAAGCTCTGAAAATCCCCCCTACTGCACCATACTGCGTGAGGCGTCCCCTGAGGCGAGGCCACTTTAATATTTCTCACCATTACTCTTCACAACAG GTTTGTGAAGATCTCTCTGCTATTTGGAACTGGATATTGGtcgaaaaattgaaaattcaaCTGGCTGACAGAAATTTGTATTCTGCTATTCTTGTTTTGCCAGAGACATTTGATAGCCGTG AAATCAAGGAAATGCTCTCTATCGTGTTGCGTGATTTAAGGTTCAGCACAGCAGTAGTACATCAG GAAGGTCTTGCTGCTGCATTTGGTAATGGATTATCCACGGCATGTGTTGTGAACATTGGCGCTCAGGTTACATCTGTAATATGCATTGAG GACGGGGTGGCTTTGCCTTCTACAAATGTCAATCTGCCATATGGTGGAGAG GACATCTCAAGATGCCTGCTATGGATTCAACAGCATCATCAAACTTGGCCGCCTGTTCATACCAATCCAATGAATAAGCCTGTTGATATGTTAATGCtcaataagttaaaagaatcATATTGTCAGATCAGA GAAGGAGAATTTGATGCTGTTGCTGTAGTTAATTCGTTTGATCAAGAACATGTTGCCTCACATAAGACAAGGCTATCAGCCCTCAAT GTTCCTCCTATGGGTCTTTTCTACCCAACACTCTTTGTCCCGGAAGAATACCCACCTCCTCCCCGCTCTTG GTTTCAGGACAATGAGGATATGCTTGAAGAGACTTGGCATATGGAGTTCCCTAGGAGGCCTGACATGCCAGATAGCTTTTATCCCAGTGGTAATGGTGGACTTAACATGTGGGACTATCACATTTTTCCTCGGAGATTGAAGAAGGATGAGAAACTTGGCCTTGCAGAAGCAATTACAAATAGTATTCTTTCAACAG GGCGTATTGACCTTCAAAGGAAACTGTTCTGTAGCATACAGCTG ATTGGTGGCGTAGCTTCGACATCTGGTCTTGTTGCAGCGGTGGAAGATAg GGTTTTGCATGCCATTCCTTCTACTGAAGCAATAGATACAGTTGAG GTACTTCAATCAAGAAGTGATCCATCATTTGTGCCTTGGAAAGGGGGAGCA GGAGGACTGGATAAGAAACGGGGTCCACATTGGAAGTGGCAGAAAGTACAAGGATTCTTATTTTCTCCAGGCTCAAGCAATGTGCTATTACAACACCCAATAG TTTACTAG
- the LOC109707569 gene encoding actin-related protein 9 isoform X4, translating to MDYLRTVVPSQLTAERGSNLVVINPGSANVRIGFAHQQVPFNVPHCVAWHLKGQDEGPRRTVQDQMLNTQATATQTREREKAYDIIASLLKIPFLDEEAASNSFPRKLGRVEGYAPHQSRSDTTFAWTNVMEKNPKLSVAIERSEHNAGEKDSLDSAGTRGKGPHTDECKFKEFIMGEEALKIPPTAPYCVRRPLRRGHFNISHHYSSQQVCEDLSAIWNWILVEKLKIQLADRNLYSAILVLPETFDSREIKEMLSIVLRDLRFSTAVVHQEGLAAAFGNGLSTACVVNIGAQVTSVICIEDGVALPSTNVNLPYGGEDISRCLLWIQQHHQTWPPVHTNPMNKPVDMLMLNKLKESYCQIREGEFDAVAVVNSFDQEHVASHKTRLSALNVPPMGLFYPTLFVPEEYPPPPRSWFQDNEDMLEETWHMEFPRRPDMPDSFYPSGNGGLNMWDYHIFPRRLKKDEKLGLAEAITNSILSTGRIDLQRKLFCSIQLIGGVASTSGLVAAVEDRVLHAIPSTEAIDTVEVLQSRSDPSFVPWKGGAGGLDKKRGPHWKWQKVQGFLFSPGSSNVLLQHPIGQREFNRDK from the exons ATG GATTACCTCAGAACCGTCGTTCCCTCGCAGCTCACCGCCGAGCGCGGGTCCAATCTCGTCGTCATCAATCCAG GTTCGGCGAATGTAAGGATAGGATTTGCTCATCAACAGGTGCCGTTCAATGTACCGCATTGCGTTGCTTGGCATCTGAAGGGTCAGGATGAGGGGCCAAGAAGAACTGTACAGGACCAG ATGCTTAATACTCAAGCTACTGCAACTCAAACGAGGGAGCGCGAGAAGGCATATGACATT ATTGCGTCTCTATTGAAGATCCCTTTTCTTGATGAAGAAGCAGCAAGCAACTCATTCCCCCGTAAG CTTGGACGTGTTGAGGGTTATGCTCCACATCAGAGTAGAAGTGATACTACTTTCGCTTGGACGAATGTGATGGAGAAGAATCCTAAGTTATCAGTAGCAATAG AAAGGTCAGAACACAATGCTGGTGAAAAGGATTCCCTGGATAGTGCAGGAACTCGTGGTAAAGGTCCTCATACTGACGAATGCAAGTTTAAGGAATTTATAATGGGAGAAGAAGCTCTGAAAATCCCCCCTACTGCACCATACTGCGTGAGGCGTCCCCTGAGGCGAGGCCACTTTAATATTTCTCACCATTACTCTTCACAACAG GTTTGTGAAGATCTCTCTGCTATTTGGAACTGGATATTGGtcgaaaaattgaaaattcaaCTGGCTGACAGAAATTTGTATTCTGCTATTCTTGTTTTGCCAGAGACATTTGATAGCCGTG AAATCAAGGAAATGCTCTCTATCGTGTTGCGTGATTTAAGGTTCAGCACAGCAGTAGTACATCAG GAAGGTCTTGCTGCTGCATTTGGTAATGGATTATCCACGGCATGTGTTGTGAACATTGGCGCTCAGGTTACATCTGTAATATGCATTGAG GACGGGGTGGCTTTGCCTTCTACAAATGTCAATCTGCCATATGGTGGAGAG GACATCTCAAGATGCCTGCTATGGATTCAACAGCATCATCAAACTTGGCCGCCTGTTCATACCAATCCAATGAATAAGCCTGTTGATATGTTAATGCtcaataagttaaaagaatcATATTGTCAGATCAGA GAAGGAGAATTTGATGCTGTTGCTGTAGTTAATTCGTTTGATCAAGAACATGTTGCCTCACATAAGACAAGGCTATCAGCCCTCAAT GTTCCTCCTATGGGTCTTTTCTACCCAACACTCTTTGTCCCGGAAGAATACCCACCTCCTCCCCGCTCTTG GTTTCAGGACAATGAGGATATGCTTGAAGAGACTTGGCATATGGAGTTCCCTAGGAGGCCTGACATGCCAGATAGCTTTTATCCCAGTGGTAATGGTGGACTTAACATGTGGGACTATCACATTTTTCCTCGGAGATTGAAGAAGGATGAGAAACTTGGCCTTGCAGAAGCAATTACAAATAGTATTCTTTCAACAG GGCGTATTGACCTTCAAAGGAAACTGTTCTGTAGCATACAGCTG ATTGGTGGCGTAGCTTCGACATCTGGTCTTGTTGCAGCGGTGGAAGATAg GGTTTTGCATGCCATTCCTTCTACTGAAGCAATAGATACAGTTGAG GTACTTCAATCAAGAAGTGATCCATCATTTGTGCCTTGGAAAGGGGGAGCA GGAGGACTGGATAAGAAACGGGGTCCACATTGGAAGTGGCAGAAAGTACAAGGATTCTTATTTTCTCCAGGCTCAAGCAATGTGCTATTACAACACCCAATAG GACAGCGAGAGTTCAATAGAGATAAGTAA